In Quercus robur chromosome 10, dhQueRobu3.1, whole genome shotgun sequence, a genomic segment contains:
- the LOC126704199 gene encoding (+)-cis,cis-nepetalactol synthase NEPS3-like, producing MAHSNSTSSSNKFQGKVAIITGGASGMGEATARQFAAHGARAILVNTSPISHLTQTKQNGRLHLFKQQAPSKVAIITGGASSVGEATAREFVTHGARAIVIADIQDEKGQNAVVSIGSNVCTYVHCDVSDEEQVKNLVESTVKAYGCLDIMFSNAGVGKSTHACDQTMLDMDLSAYDKLMVVNAHGAAVCVKHAARAMVEGHVRGSIVCTASIGASVGTEKLVDYVMSKHAVLGLVRCASLKLGVYGIRVNCVSPGPVGTPMLKDILGYENDEEVDKVVESSYTLKGGVVRPKNVADAVVFLASEDSQFVTGHNLVADGGIPRV from the exons atggcaCACTCGAACTCCACATCTTCAAGCAATAAGTTCCAAGGGAAGGTGGCCATAATCACCGGAGGAGCAAGTGGCATGGGTGAGGCCACGGCGCGCCAATTCGCCGCTCATGGCGCACGAGCCATT CTTGTCAATACTTCACCGATCAGTCACTTgactcaaacaaaacaaaatggcaGACTCCACCTCTTCAAACAACAAGCTCCAAGCAAGGTGGCCATTATCACCGGAGGCGCAAGCAGCGTGGGCGAGGCCACGGCTCGCGAGTTCGTTACTCATGGCGCACGAGCCATCGTCATCGCCGACATCCAAGACGAGAAGGGCCAAAACGCCGTCGTGTCCATCGGCTCCAATGTATGCACCTACGTACACTGCGATGTCAGCGACGAGGAACAGGTCAAGAACTTAGTAGAGTCCACGGTTAAAGCATACGGATGCTTGGACATCATGTTTAGCAACGCAGGCGTGGGGAAATCGACCCACGCGTGCGATCAGACCATGCTGGACATGGACTTGTCGGCTTACGACAAGCTCATGGTGGTGAACGCGCACGGAGCGGCGGTGTGTGTGAAGCACGCAGCGAGGGCGATGGTGGAAGGGCACGTGAGGGGGAGCATCGTTTGTACGGCGAGCATAGGGGCGAGTGTTGGCACCGAGAAGTTGGTCGACTATGTGATGTCGAAGCACGCGGTGCTGGGGTTGGTGAGGTGCGCGAGCTTGAAGCTAGGCGTGTATGGGATACGCGTGAATTGTGTTTCACCAGGACCAGTTGGGACGCCAATGTTGAAGGACATTTTGGGGTATGAAAATGATGAGGAAGTGGATAAGGTGGTAGAGTCGAGTTATACTTTGAAAGGTGGGGTGGTGAGACCCAAAAATGTGGCTGACGCTGTGGTGTTTCTTGCTTCTGAGGATTCCCAGTTTGTCACTGGCCATAATTTGGTTGCGGATGGTGGGATTCCTAGAGTTTAG
- the LOC126703199 gene encoding uncharacterized protein LOC126703199 — translation MSIKNCDPFPLFVTDDLLQPKMVSDQACKFFKWLDKNTCPRDSATAPLVRERFTRYKAEAAATGNERDEAHAREAEARERERIAKRKAEKTKLALRIVEDKVYKYRLALLLSWIVVGVYFVFSTIFGGHDHTQLYLP, via the exons ATGAGCATAAAGAACTGTGACCcatttcccctttttgtcacggaCGATCTCCTCCAACCCAAGATG GTTTCCGATCAGGCATGTAAGTTCTTCAAATGGTTGGACAAGAACACATGCCCACGTGACAGTGCAACAGCACCACTTGTCCGTGAAAGGTTTACGAGATATAAGGCCGAGGCAGCGGCTACAGGAAATGAAAGGGATGAGGCTCATGCAAGGGAAGCAGAAGCACGGGAGCGGGAAAGGATAGCAAAGCGCAAGGCTGAAAAAACTAAGCTCGCACTCCGAATTGTTGAAGACAAGGTCTACAAGTATAGGTTAGCTTTACTTTTGTCTTGGATTGTAGTTGGAGTTTATTTTGTATTCTCTACTATTTTTGGGGGCCATGACCATACGCAGCTGTATCTGCCATGA
- the LOC126703436 gene encoding (+)-cis,trans-nepetalactol synthase NEPS1-like — protein sequence MAHSNSTSSSNKLQGKVAIITGGASGMGEATARQFAAHGARAIVIADVQDEKGQKVAASIGSNICTYIHCDVSDEEQVKNMVDSTVKAHGSLDIMFSNAGMGRATLTCDQTALDMDMSAYDKIMAVNARGMAACVKHAAKAMVEGQVKGSIICTASIGASVGTENFADYVMSKHAVLGLVRCASLKLGAYGIRVNCVSPGTVGTPLLKEMLGYENEEEDKVVESNQYLKDGALRPKNVADAVVFLASEEAEFITGHNLAVDGGYKA from the coding sequence atggcaCACTCGAACTCCACATCTTCAAGCAATAAGCTCCAAGGGAAGGTGGCCATAATCACCGGAGGTGCAAGTGGCATGGGTGAGGCCACGGCGCGCCAATTCGCCGCTCACGGCGCACGAGCCATTGTAATCGCCGACGTCCAAGACGAGAAGGGCCAAAAAGTGGCCGCATCAATCGGCTCCAACATCTGCACCTACATACACTGCGATGTCAGCGACGAGGAACAGGTCAAGAACATGGTAGACTCCACGGTGAAAGCGCACGGAAGCCTCGACATCATGTTCAGCAACGCGGGCATGGGGAGAGCGACCCTCACGTGCGATCAGACCGCGCTGGACATGGACATGTCGGCTTACGACAAGATTATGGCGGTGAACGCTCGTGGAATGGCGGCGTGTGTGAAGCACGCCGCGAAGGCCATGGTGGAAGGGCAAGTGAAGGGGAGCATAATTTGCACGGCGAGCATAGGGGCGAGCGTTGGTACCGAGAACTTCGCGGACTACGTGATGTCGAAGCACGCGGTGCTGGGGTTGGTGAGGTGCGCGAGCTTGAAGCTGGGGGCATATGGGATACGCGTGAATTGTGTATCACCAGGGACAGTTGGGACGCCATTGTTGAAGGAGATGCTCGGGTATGAAAATGAGGAAGAGGATAAGGTGGTAGAGTCGAATCAATACTTGAAAGATGGGGCTTTGAGGCCCAAAAACGTTGCTGACGCAGTGGTGTTTCTTGCTTCTGAGGAAGCTGAGTTCATCACTGGCCATAATTTGGCGGTGGATGGCGGGTATAAGGCTTAA